In Abyssibacter profundi, the sequence CACGCCGCTCGACAGGCGGGTGGTCAACCGCACGTCGAATCCTGCGATGGATTCCTCGACCCCCCAAGCCGACGCACTCACCCCTGCAGCCAGTAGCGCCAACGCGCCCAGTCGCGATTGCTTCACCCGTTTTGTCTCCCAGTCCGACGCGGTTGTTCGCGCCTTGTCGTTGTTTTGCGGCAGCCTTGGACGGCTGCTCTGTCAGCCAACAGTAGCGCCCCGGCAAGGATTTCGGAACGACCCATCCGGTCGCCGGGACCCGGTGACCTGCCGGCAGTGGTAACGGCTGGTCAGTTCGTGCTCGCCGCCAGCGGGCGAGTTCGATAGGATGTTCAGGCCATGTTGAAAGCCGTCACAGAGCAAGCGGCTGCGGTCGCCAACGAGCTTATCCTTGTTGCTTATGAGGACGAGGGGCCGTTGTCTGCGCGCAAGTTGATGGCACTGGTCTATCTCGCCCATGGCTGGCACCTGGGCTACCACCACAGCCCGCTGCTGAATGAACCGATCGTGGCGACGCGTTACGGCCCGTCGATTCGCTCGCTGGAACAGTGGCTACGCATGGACAGCAAGCGCGATGTTCGCGCCTTGTTAATCCTGCGAGACGGCAGTTCGCCGCGCATGGCCAATCCCTCGCGGATGCAGAACCACCTGGAGGTACTGTGGACGGTTTATGGCCGCATGAGCGCGAACCAGATTCAGCGGATTACCTGCCTGGGTGATTCTCCCTGGTCGCTTTGTTGGCGCGAGCGTCATGAGAATCTGGGCGACGAGCTGATCATCCCGGACGATCTGATCTACAGCTATTTTTCCCGTCGCACCAACCGCCGGCGGGGCACGGCAGCGGCCAATCAGGACGCGTTCAGCCGCTAAGCCCCATCGCCTGTTGCTCCGCAGCTTCTGGCGGCGGGCCGTAGGGAATACCGCCCGGCTTCATCCGCCGCAGTCCGTCATGCCGGAACCACAGCCCCCCGCGCTCGTGGATGTAGGCCTTTGCGACGAGATAGGGCATGGCGCGCCCCTCGAACAGCGGCGGCGGTAACCGGCACAACACCACGGCGTCACGCGCCTCTTCGTTGTCGTCCACGGCCACGATGCGTCCATGCTCGCCGGCGTAGAGATGGGTCTTCATGATCTGCTTGTGCGTGAGGGGTCCGGTGCATAAAACGCAAAGCCGAGGTAGAACCGGACATGCGATGATGTCCCCGACTTCAAAACAACAAGGGGAGACTCATGACGATTGCATTGTGGTGCGTGTTGGCCGGTGGACTCATGCCGCTGATCTGGACCGGCATGGCCAAGTTCACCGGTGACCGCAAGCTCAGACCGCAGGACAACAAAAACCCGCGGGCCTTTCTCGCCGACGCCACCGGCCGACAGGCGCGCGCCAACAACGCCCAGCTCAACGCCTTCGAAGCATTCCCGCTGTTTGCCGCCGGTGTGCTAACCGCAGAGTGGCTCAATGCCACCCAGTCGGTCGTCGACGGCATTGCGCTGCTCTGGGTGGGACTGCGCCTAGCCTATGGCTTCATCTACCTGGCCGATTTGGGCACCCTGCGCAGCCTGGTCTGGTTTGCTGCCCTGCTCTGCTCGGTCTCACTGTTCGTCGTCGCAGCCTAATCCGTTCGCGCCGCCAAGTCGCTGCCTGCCAAGCGGCACAGCGTAGCGCGTTGATGCGCTTCGCCCTTTGCCCGTGTGAATCCGTTCCGCGCGCATTCGCGTTGTTCACCGACTTGGAGTGACCCAGCGGCACTCAGGTCGCCTGGCCTCACGCCAATCCGGCGCTGATGCTGCGAATCAATCAGCGCTGTGCTTGCTCGCGACCGCGATCAAGCATCGAGGCCGGGCGGGCGGCGGAGTTGCTTCGCTCGTCCGGTCGCCTTTTTTGACTCGACCCTCCGACGCTTGGCGGCGCGGCTGGGGCGTGTGGGCACCCGCTGTTTCGGTGCCTGCGCGGCCCGTTGTAACAGCCGCACCAAGCGTTCGATGGCATCGGCCTTGTTCTGCGCCTGGCTGCGGTAGCGTTGCGCCGTCAGGGTGATGACCCCATCGCTACGCATGCGCCGGCCCGCCAAGCTCCTTAGCCTTGCTAGCACCGCCGGAGAGACGGCGCTGGAGCGGGCGGCATCGAAGCGCAGCTGCACAGCGGTCGATGCCGTATTGACATGCTGCCCGCCCGGCCCCGAAGCCCGCAGGTGGCTAAAGCTGATCTCTTCGGACGGGATCCACCAGTTGTCATCAATCTCGATCATGGCCCACACGGTAGCGCCGCCTGTGCGGGTCTGACCAGCCGGTCTGAACAGCCAGGCCGGCCCTACGGGGCTAATGCTGGGCCGCCGCCCGTAATTTGCGGGCGCCGCTGAGCCGATAAAAGCGGCGCAGGCGGTTCAGGTGAGCACGCGGCCCCACCGCCGCATCCAGACGCTCGCAGTATTGGCGCGCCAATTGGCTGGCCCGGCGATAGCGCCAGCGCTGCTCGGCATCCAGCGTCTCACGTAGCTGAGGTTGATCGAACAGCCAGCGCAGCAGCAATGCCGGTGGCACGACCTGCTGCTGTTCGGTCAGCCGGTGCTGCAACCAGACAAACTTGTCGACTTCCGCCTGTAATTCAAGCTCCAGTTGGCTGACCGGCTGGTCCGCCTGGGCACGTTGCACCAACAGCTCGAAATGGCTGACGCCCTCCAACGCTTGCAGCCAGGCGTCCAGATTCCCGCCGTCGACACGCCCCGACGCCAGCTGGGACAGCAATTGGGCGTCGACAAACAGGCTGATATCGAGCTGCTCCCCCTGCTCATGGACCAACAGGGCCTCCTGCAAGTCCGCCGGCAATGGCGACAGTTGACTGGCCTGACGGCGATCGGTGATCAAAAAGCGGCGAACATCCGGACCGGGCACCAGGTCATAAACGCCTTGCAGGTCACGTTGCAGCCGCGCCATCACCGAGGTGACGGCATGCGCATTGGACATGACGGCGCAACCTCAATGCGGCCGCAGCGTATCCCGCTCGGCCACCGGCTGAATGCCTAGCCGGGCCAGTTGACGTGCGGCCCGTTGACTGCCCGTCTGTGCCCACAACGTGTACAGCTGCACGACATCCGCATCGGATTTGAGGTCTGATCGCTCCGACACTTCGTGCAGTACATCCACGAACCGGGGAAATTTCTCGGACAGCTCACCGAAAATGTCTCGGAACACAGCCCGTGCACGCGATGACTCGTAGATGTCACGCAGGCAGCTATACGCGGAACCGCCCATGGAAACGTAGTAGCGCAGCCCCACCTGACGCCGTTCCAGCCACTCGGGAAAGATGCCCGCGATGAAGAGCGCAAGATCGCCCATACGCTGGAGGGCCTCGTTGCGCGCCTCGGGCGACGGTGCCTCCACAGCCTGTTGATACAGTCCGGCCAGGGGTTGCAGGACCACCCCATCGGGCGTGGTCTCGAACACACGTTCGGCATGGACGAAGCCCGAGAGCATCTCCACCAGATACACCACCGTTTCGCCGGTGGCCTCCAATTGCTGATGAGCCATGGCCTCACGCACGGAAGTATCCAGGTACTCCCGCAGTCCCATGTCAATCAAACCCGTGGTATCTCTCACGTTGTCCTCCTGTCGCTGACTCGACGGCTGGTGGGTACTCCGGTTGGTTGTCCTGAGACGTCCAGCAAGCTTTGTGCCTGCGTCCGCCCACAGATCCGGACAGGACGCTTCCAGCCGTTCTAAACGATGCCTCGACGCCCGCCGGATTCGACGGCTGGTGACCGAACAACGGCCGGCTCCAGCCGACCAACGCGCATGACGCGGCCACATCGCAATGCACGACCTGCCTCATCGAGGACCGAAGCGGTTTGTGGACTCAAGTTCCCGCAAAAGGCGCCGATGTCTGCTGTCAGAACGGCCCTGTTCAGCCACGTGTGACTCCCAACATGATCTTGACGAACCGTCTCCTACGCCCCCTGATCGCCACCTTGCTGCTCATCGCTAGCGGCGTGGTCTTGGCCACGACACCACTGGGGACCCCACACCCGGACGACATCTGGTATCCCGACGACGAACCCCATAGCGCGCGGGAGATCGAACTCGGCAAGCTGCTGTATTTCGACACCCGGTTGTCGCATGACCAGGCACGGTCCTGCGCAAGCTGCCATAACCCTGATCTGGGATTCGGCGACGGCATGCGCCGCAGCCCGGGCATCGATGGTCAGCCGCTGGGTCGCAACACGCCGCACATCTACAACATGGCATGGAACACGGTGTTCTTCTGGGACGGCCGCGCCGCCACGCTGGAAGAGCAGGCCATCATGCCCATCCAGGCGGCCGAGGAAATGAATCTGCCGATGGCAGCTCTGGTGACCCGGCTACAGACGGTGCCGTACTACCGAGAGGAATTCAGCGCCGTCTATGGCAGTTCTGCCATCGATGAGGCCCAGATCGGCCGCGCCCTGGCGGCATTCATGCGAACGGTGGTCGCCGACAACTCACCCTTCGATCGCTACCTGCAGGGCGAACAAACCGCCATGAGCCCGGAAGCCGTGCGTGGCCTGGCGTTGTTCGAGGGCAAGGCGCGCTGCCACCTCTGCCATGACGGTCCAAACCTCACCGATGAGAGCTTCCACAGCCTGGGCATCGACGATGAGGACCTGGGCCGCGGCGGCGTCATCGGCGTCGAATCGCTCAATCACGCCTTCAAGACCCCAGGCCTGCGTAACGCGACCCTGACCTACCCCTATATGCACGACGGCTCGCTGCCGGACCTGGAGGCGGTGATCCGCTTCTACAACCGGGGCGGCGGTGATGCCGCACACAAGAGCAACCTGATGCAGCCCTTGAATCTCACCGAATCCGAGATTGTCGACCTGATTGCCTTTTTGGGCGCACTGGAAAGCCCGGTGCGTGTTACCCGCCCCACCCTTCCT encodes:
- a CDS encoding Panacea domain-containing protein; its protein translation is MLKAVTEQAAAVANELILVAYEDEGPLSARKLMALVYLAHGWHLGYHHSPLLNEPIVATRYGPSIRSLEQWLRMDSKRDVRALLILRDGSSPRMANPSRMQNHLEVLWTVYGRMSANQIQRITCLGDSPWSLCWRERHENLGDELIIPDDLIYSYFSRRTNRRRGTAAANQDAFSR
- a CDS encoding MAPEG family protein; this translates as MTIALWCVLAGGLMPLIWTGMAKFTGDRKLRPQDNKNPRAFLADATGRQARANNAQLNAFEAFPLFAAGVLTAEWLNATQSVVDGIALLWVGLRLAYGFIYLADLGTLRSLVWFAALLCSVSLFVVAA
- the arfB gene encoding alternative ribosome rescue aminoacyl-tRNA hydrolase ArfB, with translation MIEIDDNWWIPSEEISFSHLRASGPGGQHVNTASTAVQLRFDAARSSAVSPAVLARLRSLAGRRMRSDGVITLTAQRYRSQAQNKADAIERLVRLLQRAAQAPKQRVPTRPSRAAKRRRVESKKATGRAKQLRRPPGLDA
- a CDS encoding cytochrome-c peroxidase, whose protein sequence is MILTNRLLRPLIATLLLIASGVVLATTPLGTPHPDDIWYPDDEPHSAREIELGKLLYFDTRLSHDQARSCASCHNPDLGFGDGMRRSPGIDGQPLGRNTPHIYNMAWNTVFFWDGRAATLEEQAIMPIQAAEEMNLPMAALVTRLQTVPYYREEFSAVYGSSAIDEAQIGRALAAFMRTVVADNSPFDRYLQGEQTAMSPEAVRGLALFEGKARCHLCHDGPNLTDESFHSLGIDDEDLGRGGVIGVESLNHAFKTPGLRNATLTYPYMHDGSLPDLEAVIRFYNRGGGDAAHKSNLMQPLNLTESEIVDLIAFLGALESPVRVTRPTLP